In one window of Methanosarcina vacuolata Z-761 DNA:
- a CDS encoding metallophosphoesterase family protein — translation MAREIRILHTADTHLGYRQYHSEVRRNDFFAAFKLVVNDAVEMQVDAVVHAGDLFDSRNPTLEDLLDTINLLSRLKAADIPFLGIVGNHESKQNTQWLDLFEEMGLAARLGKKPLMVGNAAIYGIDSVPKSKIPIFDYSGFEAPGSPDSSNSSASSTDSNPSTDSTDSTDSTDSTDSTDSTSSTVSTSSNLSNSPISSTSSTPPNPSTPSASSASSTLSSPSTPSISSIPSSPAENGWKLLVMHQIMNPFPYAEWDCDEVLENLPFKVDAVLLGDYHEHSILKNKTGETWITYPGSTERNSLSEKEARSYNIITLSEKGLEISKRTIPTRRFLSIRVDLKGEDKPYEQIFSKVDEYLEDIPESVTFLEIFGDSGAVLSQSELEEYLLKKGALVSNFIDRRAKESFPEEVLTVTFSDPDHAVASEIRKMNLNDGGLIIDEIVRSTDISKSRVDEETEDRLSKLIEAKATDFKNPDFRIEIPANSSSPDGSADIPSAASSAITPKLLEFEEINPDTVGEAGFVGKNGSEGIVSDRLEITELSGILRTSDRIKNAEKNGTKKSTETSKSIETSKSTETSKGIETSKSTEISAVSPDSSELPASNSQCSSDLELLKPPDSRSTEPDSKPVVPPKSDIPQETSRTSGKTQEAETELRIDKDSEPEIQAESKPEIKPKSRAESKPKVKSESKTETELESESEIKPEIKSEGKSEGKSKRRAESNLENEPQNNPESEFPESKPEKKSRKRSEPGVKGKPVKENTDKAKKLPEEEPARVTELNDKTGTIGPKKGRRKTAVPRQYNLGDYL, via the coding sequence ATGGCCAGGGAAATTAGGATACTCCACACTGCAGACACGCATCTGGGATACAGGCAATATCATAGCGAGGTCCGGAGAAACGATTTTTTTGCAGCTTTCAAACTTGTTGTAAATGATGCGGTTGAGATGCAGGTCGATGCCGTAGTGCATGCGGGAGACCTTTTTGATTCAAGGAACCCGACCCTTGAAGACCTCCTTGATACAATAAATCTCCTGTCCAGGCTGAAGGCGGCTGACATACCTTTTTTAGGAATTGTAGGGAACCATGAGAGCAAACAGAATACCCAGTGGCTCGACCTTTTTGAGGAAATGGGACTTGCGGCAAGGCTCGGAAAAAAACCTCTAATGGTAGGTAATGCAGCCATCTACGGGATTGACAGTGTCCCAAAATCAAAAATTCCTATATTTGACTATTCAGGATTTGAGGCGCCGGGCTCTCCTGACAGTTCCAACTCTTCTGCTTCTTCCACTGATTCAAACCCTTCCACTGATTCCACTGATTCCACTGATTCCACTGATTCCACTGATTCCACTGATTCTACTTCTTCAACTGTTTCTACTTCTTCAAACCTTTCCAATTCTCCCATTTCGTCCACGTCTTCAACTCCTCCCAACCCATCTACTCCTTCTGCCTCTTCTGCCTCTTCTACTTTATCCAGCCCTTCTACTCCTTCCATCTCTTCTATCCCTTCCTCCCCTGCGGAAAACGGCTGGAAACTGCTTGTGATGCACCAGATTATGAATCCATTTCCATATGCTGAATGGGACTGTGATGAAGTGCTTGAAAACCTTCCTTTCAAGGTTGATGCAGTTCTTCTTGGCGACTACCATGAACATTCAATACTCAAAAATAAGACCGGCGAGACCTGGATTACTTACCCCGGCAGTACGGAACGGAACAGTCTGTCCGAAAAAGAAGCTCGTTCCTATAATATTATCACTCTTTCCGAAAAAGGACTTGAAATTAGCAAACGCACGATTCCAACCCGGAGATTCCTTTCCATTCGAGTAGATTTGAAAGGGGAAGATAAGCCCTATGAACAGATATTTTCTAAAGTAGATGAATATCTGGAAGATATCCCTGAATCCGTGACATTTCTGGAAATTTTCGGGGATTCGGGGGCAGTCCTGTCACAGAGCGAACTTGAGGAATACCTGCTTAAAAAAGGAGCTCTTGTGTCAAACTTTATAGACCGGAGGGCAAAAGAGTCCTTCCCGGAGGAAGTCTTAACAGTAACATTTTCTGATCCTGACCATGCCGTTGCAAGCGAGATCCGGAAAATGAACTTAAATGACGGCGGGCTGATTATTGATGAAATTGTCCGGAGCACTGATATCTCAAAGTCAAGGGTAGACGAAGAAACCGAGGACCGCCTATCGAAACTTATTGAAGCTAAAGCTACGGACTTCAAAAACCCTGATTTCAGGATAGAGATTCCCGCCAATTCTTCCAGTCCCGATGGTTCTGCTGACATTCCCAGCGCTGCAAGTTCTGCCATCACTCCCAAACTTCTGGAATTTGAAGAAATAAACCCTGATACTGTAGGAGAGGCTGGGTTTGTTGGTAAAAACGGGTCAGAGGGAATAGTTTCCGACAGGCTTGAAATTACTGAACTTTCAGGAATTCTGAGGACTTCAGACCGAATTAAGAATGCTGAAAAAAATGGTACTAAAAAGAGTACTGAGACATCAAAGAGCATTGAGACATCAAAGAGCACTGAGACATCAAAGGGCATTGAGACATCAAAAAGTACTGAGATTTCAGCCGTGAGTCCCGATAGTTCCGAATTACCAGCATCAAACTCTCAGTGTTCATCTGATTTGGAGCTTTTGAAGCCGCCTGATTCAAGATCAACAGAGCCGGACAGTAAACCTGTAGTGCCGCCTAAATCGGATATTCCACAGGAAACTTCCAGGACTTCAGGAAAAACTCAAGAGGCTGAAACCGAGTTAAGGATAGACAAAGATAGCGAGCCTGAAATTCAAGCTGAAAGTAAACCTGAAATTAAACCTAAAAGCCGAGCAGAAAGTAAACCTAAAGTTAAATCTGAAAGTAAAACTGAAACCGAACTTGAAAGTGAATCTGAAATTAAACCTGAAATTAAATCTGAAGGTAAATCTGAAGGTAAATCTAAACGTCGAGCCGAAAGTAATCTTGAAAATGAACCTCAAAATAACCCGGAAAGTGAATTTCCTGAAAGTAAACCTGAGAAGAAGAGTAGAAAGCGTTCTGAGCCCGGGGTTAAAGGCAAACCTGTAAAGGAAAATACAGACAAAGCTAAAAAGCTGCCTGAAGAGGAACCTGCCAGGGTTACAGAGTTAAATGACAAAACGGGAACAATCGGACCAAAAAAGGGAAGGAGAAAGACTGCTGTACCTCGACAGTATAACCTTGGTGATTATCTGTGA